The Apibacter raozihei genome contains a region encoding:
- a CDS encoding energy transducer TonB has translation MKNKWLFYIKKRIDIAMIIFLLIVLGLIFFYLKPETENQKKVFKVYKESDNKKVSETLLVPEAKETENKIISNETKEGKATTSQARNPGSSPVPSVNDDRIFDKVEVNAEFTKGNVTQYISQFIEYTDRARDNGTQGNILIKFVVEKDGTITNVRVASKKLGDGLDEMVVKAVYKTNKMWKPAKMDGKPVRTNFRLPITFRLPPE, from the coding sequence ATGAAAAATAAATGGTTATTCTATATCAAAAAGAGAATTGACATTGCAATGATTATTTTCTTACTAATCGTATTAGGATTGATATTTTTTTATTTAAAACCAGAAACTGAAAATCAAAAAAAAGTTTTTAAAGTGTATAAAGAATCCGATAATAAAAAAGTATCTGAAACATTGTTAGTTCCTGAGGCTAAAGAAACGGAGAATAAGATCATATCAAATGAAACCAAAGAAGGGAAAGCTACCACTAGTCAGGCAAGGAATCCTGGTTCTTCTCCAGTACCTTCGGTTAATGATGATAGAATATTTGATAAAGTTGAAGTAAATGCAGAGTTCACTAAAGGCAATGTAACTCAATATATTTCTCAGTTTATCGAATATACAGATCGGGCACGTGATAACGGTACTCAAGGAAATATTCTCATTAAATTTGTAGTTGAAAAGGATGGAACTATAACAAATGTACGGGTGGCAAGTAAAAAGTTGGGTGATGGTCTAGATGAAATGGTTGTTAAAGCAGTGTATAAAACCAATAAAATGTGGAAGCCTGCTAAAATGGATGGAAAGCCTGTAAGAACAAACTTCCGTTTGCCTATTACTTTCCGTTTACCCCCAGAATAA
- a CDS encoding PASTA domain-containing protein: protein MKIIKLLATWQFWVSLILAVAIFFGLMQGTFLWLNAYTNHGVQVEVPNIKNLNLDQAVIKLDEVSLEYEIDTSKYDPKYKPYEILDIYPLIGSNVKKGRRIFIRANAKTWKPVAVPNIIGKYKYLAFSQLNLVGLKVSDTIYEPSLAVNTVIKLLYKGKEIQPGVTLPRFSQLTVVLAKGLAKNVSVPSFIGMDEEGAKRVITENLFSVGSIIYDDPEDKTNTRVYYQVPAAASVYDQGQPIDLYLSSRPIEELRIKIQNLDATFNRNYVEQPIDSLSIPDEPDFTTQEHPATPPSSPSGSSGSQPNGSSTNNKFPKPTENHTKPNSVNKEESRRPNRVIVE from the coding sequence ATGAAAATCATCAAATTGTTAGCCACTTGGCAATTTTGGGTTAGTTTAATCCTTGCAGTAGCAATATTTTTCGGCCTTATGCAAGGAACTTTTTTATGGTTGAACGCCTATACTAATCATGGAGTTCAGGTAGAAGTTCCTAATATTAAAAATTTAAATTTGGATCAAGCTGTAATTAAACTGGATGAAGTTTCACTGGAATACGAAATAGACACATCTAAATACGATCCTAAATATAAACCTTATGAAATTTTAGATATTTATCCCCTTATAGGCTCAAATGTTAAAAAAGGAAGAAGGATATTTATAAGAGCTAACGCCAAAACATGGAAACCTGTAGCTGTTCCTAATATCATTGGAAAATATAAATATCTTGCATTTAGCCAGCTTAACCTGGTAGGACTTAAAGTATCTGATACTATCTATGAACCTAGTTTAGCAGTGAATACGGTAATAAAACTTTTATACAAAGGAAAAGAGATTCAACCGGGTGTAACTCTTCCCCGATTTTCACAATTAACAGTAGTGCTTGCCAAAGGCCTAGCTAAAAATGTATCTGTACCAAGTTTTATTGGTATGGATGAAGAAGGAGCAAAAAGAGTTATTACTGAAAACTTATTCTCTGTAGGCTCTATTATCTACGATGATCCAGAAGACAAGACCAACACCCGAGTATATTACCAGGTGCCTGCGGCTGCTTCTGTATACGATCAGGGGCAACCTATAGACTTATATTTAAGTTCAAGACCTATTGAGGAATTGAGAATTAAAATACAAAATTTAGATGCTACTTTTAACCGTAATTATGTCGAACAACCTATAGACTCATTAAGCATACCTGATGAACCTGATTTTACTACGCAGGAACACCCTGCCACTCCACCGTCAAGTCCTTCAGGCTCTTCTGGTAGCCAGCCAAATGGTTCAAGTACAAATAATAAATTTCCTAAGCCGACGGAAAATCATACTAAACCAAATTCCGTAAATAAAGAAGAAAGTAGAAGACCTAACAGAGTTATTGTAGAATAA
- a CDS encoding energy transducer TonB, with protein MKNKWLFYIKKRIEIVMIIFLLIVLGLVFLYLKPETENKKKVFNVYRESDNKKVSETMIIPEPKKKVTLYKTSESNAIFIKGDVTQYISQFIEYTDEASYNGIEGRILIKFAIEKDGTISNVRVVGKKLGYGLDEMAIKAVYKTNKMWKPGKVDGKPVRTNFRLPITFRLPPE; from the coding sequence ATGAAAAATAAATGGTTATTCTATATAAAAAAAAGAATTGAAATTGTCATGATTATTTTTTTATTAATCGTATTAGGATTGGTATTTTTATATTTAAAACCGGAAACTGAAAATAAAAAAAAAGTTTTTAATGTGTATAGAGAATCCGATAATAAAAAAGTATCTGAAACAATGATAATTCCTGAGCCCAAAAAAAAAGTTACATTATATAAAACTTCTGAGTCAAATGCCATATTTATTAAAGGAGACGTAACTCAATATATTTCTCAGTTTATAGAATATACTGATGAAGCAAGTTATAATGGTATCGAAGGAAGAATCTTAATTAAGTTTGCAATTGAAAAAGACGGAACAATCAGTAATGTTAGGGTTGTTGGTAAAAAGCTAGGTTATGGTTTAGATGAAATGGCTATTAAAGCAGTGTATAAAACCAATAAAATGTGGAAGCCCGGTAAAGTGGATGGTAAGCCTGTAAGAACGAACTTCCGTTTGCCTATTACTTTTCGTTTACCTCCAGAATAG
- a CDS encoding MotA/TolQ/ExbB proton channel family protein, whose protein sequence is MEKQQLTQSNTPARKAGGLNPFITIVILLVIGELIYHLILGNSSNFEGGTTDGKPTTFMGIIHKGGIIVPFLISFVLMVLVFSIERFFIIGKAEGTGSLTNFVNQIRSLLDKNQINEAISLCDKQKGSIGNVVKEGLISYKNLANDNTLDKEQKLASLSKTLEEATTLEMPMLEKNMTILATIASVGTLVALMGTVIGMIKAFFALGDGGGSPDAAALSVGISEALVNTALGIGASALAIITYNFFTSKIDTLTFKIDEVGLSIQQSFAAHH, encoded by the coding sequence ATGGAAAAACAACAATTAACTCAATCAAACACACCAGCCAGAAAAGCAGGGGGATTAAATCCTTTTATTACAATTGTTATTTTACTTGTAATAGGAGAATTAATTTATCATCTAATTTTAGGAAATTCTTCAAATTTTGAAGGAGGTACCACTGATGGTAAACCTACTACCTTTATGGGGATTATTCACAAAGGAGGTATTATTGTACCATTCTTAATTTCTTTTGTACTAATGGTACTTGTGTTTTCAATTGAAAGATTTTTTATTATCGGGAAAGCAGAAGGAACCGGAAGCTTAACCAATTTTGTGAATCAAATCAGAAGTTTGTTAGACAAAAATCAAATCAATGAGGCAATCAGTCTATGTGACAAGCAAAAAGGCTCCATAGGAAATGTTGTTAAAGAAGGATTGATTTCATATAAGAATCTGGCAAACGATAATACTTTAGATAAAGAACAAAAACTAGCATCATTAAGTAAAACTTTGGAAGAAGCTACTACGTTAGAGATGCCTATGTTGGAAAAGAACATGACTATTCTTGCAACGATAGCTTCCGTTGGTACTTTAGTAGCTTTAATGGGAACAGTAATAGGTATGATTAAAGCATTCTTTGCTTTAGGTGATGGAGGAGGTTCTCCGGATGCAGCAGCTTTATCAGTAGGTATTTCTGAAGCATTGGTTAATACGGCTTTAGGTATTGGAGCTTCTGCTTTAGCAATTATAACTTATAACTTTTTTACTTCAAAAATCGATACTTTAACATTCAAGATTGACGAAGTTGGTTTAAGCATTCAGCAGTCTTTTGCAGCTCACCATTAA
- a CDS encoding GNAT family N-acetyltransferase: MEIINATQEHYSIIKDIAYKTWPDTFGQILSKDQIDYMLSMMYSIEAMKNQITELNHKYFLIAEKGIFFGYLSYQINYKPQITKIHKIYVLPDTQGKGIGKKLIQEVEKRAIKEKNKLLILNVNRFNKAVSFYKNMGFSISGSENIDIGKGFLMEDYIMEKEV, encoded by the coding sequence ATGGAAATAATAAATGCTACTCAAGAACATTATTCAATAATTAAAGATATTGCATACAAAACCTGGCCTGATACTTTCGGCCAAATATTATCTAAAGATCAAATTGATTATATGCTGAGTATGATGTATAGCATCGAGGCAATGAAAAATCAAATCACTGAATTAAATCATAAATATTTTCTGATTGCAGAAAAAGGAATTTTTTTTGGTTATCTGTCATACCAAATCAATTACAAACCCCAGATAACTAAAATACATAAAATCTATGTATTACCAGATACTCAGGGTAAAGGTATTGGGAAAAAACTAATCCAAGAAGTTGAAAAACGAGCAATAAAAGAAAAAAATAAGTTATTAATTTTAAATGTAAATCGATTTAATAAAGCAGTATCATTTTATAAAAATATGGGTTTTTCCATTTCTGGGAGTGAAAATATAGATATTGGAAAAGGATTTTTAATGGAAGACTATATAATGGAAAAAGAAGTTTAA
- a CDS encoding biopolymer transporter ExbD, whose protein sequence is MSAGVDTSSSGGDKGKVRAKKMNLNVDMAPMCDLGFLLITFFMFTTTFTKPNIMHLNMPPKVDIPPSEIPEIKIKNSLTLILGKDDKIYWHQLEQSDLNASNLNVTDYSKEGIRKEILTAQKQADKDKFTIIIKPADDSNYKNLVDILDEMEITNSTRYGIKDLSSKEKQVYQEKIK, encoded by the coding sequence ATGTCAGCAGGTGTAGATACAAGCAGTAGCGGTGGAGATAAAGGAAAAGTACGTGCAAAAAAAATGAATCTAAATGTCGACATGGCTCCCATGTGTGATTTAGGTTTTTTGCTTATTACTTTCTTTATGTTTACTACTACGTTTACTAAGCCCAATATTATGCATTTGAATATGCCGCCTAAGGTGGATATACCACCAAGTGAAATTCCTGAGATTAAAATAAAAAACTCCCTGACACTGATTTTAGGTAAAGATGATAAAATTTATTGGCATCAATTAGAACAAAGTGACTTAAATGCTTCTAATCTTAATGTTACTGATTATTCTAAAGAAGGTATCAGAAAAGAGATTTTAACAGCACAAAAGCAGGCCGATAAAGATAAATTTACTATTATTATTAAACCAGCGGATGATTCAAATTATAAAAATCTGGTTGATATTTTAGATGAAATGGAGATAACTAATTCCACAAGATATGGTATTAAGGATTTATCATCTAAAGAAAAACAGGTTTATCAGGAAAAAATAAAGTAA
- a CDS encoding succinate dehydrogenase/fumarate reductase iron-sulfur subunit, whose protein sequence is MAGKLLNLTLKVWRQAGSGQQGKFEEYKLEGVSTESSFLEMLDMLNEQLVEQDKEPVSFDHDCREGICGMCSLFINGRAHGPDRGITTCQLHMRMFNDGDTIVIEPWRSAGFPVIKDLIVDRTAFDRIQHAGGFVSVNTSGNTIDANAIPVEKEKADKAFAAAACIGCGACVATCKNGSAMLFVSAKVSQYALLPQGRVEATRRVLNMVRKMDEEGFGNCTNTGACEVECPKGISLENIARMNREFLFASLSNDIKAE, encoded by the coding sequence ATGGCAGGAAAATTATTAAACCTAACATTAAAAGTTTGGAGACAAGCGGGTAGTGGACAACAAGGAAAATTTGAAGAATATAAATTAGAAGGAGTATCAACTGAAAGTTCATTTTTGGAAATGCTGGACATGCTAAATGAACAGCTGGTTGAACAAGATAAAGAGCCGGTATCTTTTGACCATGATTGTCGTGAAGGTATTTGCGGAATGTGTTCTCTATTTATTAACGGGCGAGCACATGGTCCTGACCGAGGGATCACTACATGTCAGTTGCACATGAGAATGTTTAATGATGGAGATACAATTGTGATAGAACCTTGGAGATCTGCTGGTTTCCCGGTGATTAAAGACTTGATTGTGGACAGAACTGCATTTGACAGGATTCAGCATGCCGGAGGATTTGTTTCTGTTAATACTTCAGGAAATACCATTGATGCCAATGCAATACCTGTAGAAAAAGAAAAAGCGGATAAAGCATTTGCAGCTGCAGCTTGTATTGGGTGTGGAGCTTGTGTAGCAACTTGTAAAAATGGTTCTGCTATGCTGTTTGTATCAGCAAAAGTGTCACAATATGCCTTATTACCACAAGGAAGAGTGGAAGCTACCCGCAGGGTTCTTAATATGGTTCGGAAAATGGATGAAGAAGGTTTTGGTAACTGTACGAATACCGGAGCCTGTGAAGTGGAATGTCCAAAAGGTATCTCATTGGAAAATATAGCAAGAATGAACAGAGAGTTCTTATTTGCCAGCTTATCTAATGATATTAAAGCGGAATAA
- a CDS encoding fumarate reductase/succinate dehydrogenase flavoprotein subunit, whose translation MSIKLDSRIPEGDIHEKWKNHKDHMRLVAPNNRGKIDVIIIGTGLAGGAAAASLAEMGYNVKAFCYQDSPRRAHSIAAQGGINAAKNYQNDGDSVYRLFYDTIKGGDYRAREANVYRLAEVSGSIIDQCVAQGVPFAREYGGLLDNRSFGGTQVQRTFYAAGQTGQQLLLGAYSAMNRQIGKGRLQMFNRHEMLELVVVDGKARGIIARDLVTGEIQRHSAHAVVIASGGYGNVFFLSTNAMGSNGTSVWKIHKKGAAFANPCFTQIHPTCIPVHGDQQSKLTLMSESLRNDGRIWVPKKKEDAEAVRAGKLKPTDIAEEDRDYYLERRYPAFGNLVPRDVASRAAKERCDAGFGIENNATGEGVYLDFSASFVKYGKEKANELDIHNPSQEEIIKLGKKVVEEKYGNLFTMYEKITGDNPYETPMKIYPAVHYTMGGVWVDYNLMSSIPGCFVTGEANFSDHGANRLGASALMQGLADGYFVLPYTIADYLADDIRTGTISTDTPEFEEAEKQVNERIQHFLTNKGSKTVDYFHKKLGRVMWNKVGMARDAEGLKEAIKEIEEIRKEFWRDVKVPGSDKTINMELEKAGRVADFLELGQLMAIDALNRNESCGGHFRTEYQTEEGETLRDDEQYSYVAAWEYNGEDINQEILHKEDLNYKYIKIAARNYK comes from the coding sequence ATGAGTATAAAATTAGATTCAAGAATTCCAGAAGGAGATATCCATGAAAAATGGAAAAATCATAAAGATCATATGCGCTTGGTCGCACCCAATAATAGAGGTAAAATAGATGTTATAATAATTGGAACCGGCTTAGCTGGTGGAGCTGCAGCTGCTTCTTTAGCAGAAATGGGATATAATGTGAAAGCTTTTTGTTATCAGGACTCTCCGAGAAGAGCGCATTCCATTGCTGCCCAGGGAGGAATAAATGCTGCCAAAAATTATCAGAATGATGGAGATAGTGTTTACAGACTTTTTTACGATACTATTAAAGGAGGAGATTACAGAGCTCGTGAAGCAAATGTATATAGACTTGCTGAAGTTTCCGGATCAATTATAGACCAGTGTGTAGCTCAGGGAGTACCTTTTGCCAGAGAATATGGAGGGCTTTTGGATAATCGTTCTTTTGGTGGAACTCAGGTTCAGAGAACTTTTTATGCCGCAGGTCAAACCGGTCAACAGTTATTGTTAGGAGCTTATTCTGCAATGAACAGACAAATTGGAAAAGGACGTTTACAAATGTTTAACAGGCATGAAATGCTGGAGCTGGTTGTGGTTGACGGAAAAGCCAGAGGAATTATTGCAAGGGATTTGGTTACCGGAGAAATTCAAAGACATTCTGCGCATGCTGTAGTAATAGCGTCAGGAGGATATGGAAATGTTTTTTTCTTATCAACCAATGCTATGGGCTCTAACGGGACTTCAGTATGGAAAATTCATAAAAAAGGAGCTGCATTCGCTAATCCTTGTTTCACCCAAATACATCCGACTTGTATTCCGGTTCACGGAGATCAACAATCTAAACTTACATTGATGTCAGAATCTTTGAGAAACGATGGACGAATCTGGGTACCTAAGAAAAAAGAAGATGCAGAAGCTGTTAGAGCAGGTAAACTTAAACCTACCGATATTGCAGAGGAGGATAGAGATTACTATCTTGAAAGAAGATATCCGGCATTTGGTAATTTAGTTCCAAGAGACGTAGCTTCCCGTGCAGCTAAAGAAAGATGTGATGCTGGTTTTGGTATTGAGAATAATGCTACAGGTGAAGGTGTTTATCTTGACTTTTCAGCATCCTTTGTTAAATATGGAAAAGAAAAAGCAAACGAATTAGATATTCATAATCCTTCTCAGGAAGAAATCATAAAGTTAGGTAAAAAAGTAGTAGAAGAAAAATATGGAAATCTGTTTACCATGTATGAAAAAATTACAGGGGATAATCCGTATGAAACTCCGATGAAAATTTATCCGGCAGTTCACTACACTATGGGAGGCGTATGGGTAGACTATAATCTGATGAGCTCAATTCCGGGATGTTTTGTCACCGGAGAAGCTAACTTTTCGGATCATGGCGCTAACCGTTTAGGAGCATCTGCATTAATGCAGGGACTGGCTGACGGATACTTTGTATTGCCTTACACAATCGCAGACTATTTAGCAGATGATATCAGAACGGGTACTATTTCTACTGATACACCAGAATTTGAAGAAGCTGAAAAACAGGTTAATGAAAGAATACAGCATTTCTTAACAAACAAAGGTTCGAAAACCGTTGATTATTTCCACAAAAAATTAGGAAGAGTCATGTGGAATAAAGTAGGTATGGCCAGGGATGCTGAAGGATTAAAAGAAGCTATAAAAGAAATAGAAGAGATTAGAAAAGAGTTTTGGAGAGATGTGAAAGTTCCTGGATCTGACAAAACAATCAATATGGAACTTGAAAAAGCCGGAAGGGTTGCTGATTTTCTTGAATTAGGACAATTAATGGCTATAGATGCATTAAATAGGAATGAATCGTGTGGCGGACATTTCAGAACGGAATATCAGACAGAAGAAGGTGAAACTTTACGTGATGATGAACAATATTCTTACGTTGCGGCTTGGGAATATAATGGTGAAGATATAAATCAGGAAATTCTTCATAAAGAAGACCTGAATTACAAGTATATTAAAATAGCAGCAAGAAATTATAAATAA
- the coaD gene encoding pantetheine-phosphate adenylyltransferase translates to MKRVAVFPGSFDPITLGHFDIIERAVPLFEKIIVAIGNNSTKSYMFPLEKRMEWIRETVKNYPNVEVDSFEELTIDYCHRKQAPYIIRGLRNPADFEFEKAIAHTNRTLSKKSIETVFFLTSSGKSFISSSIVREIIKYKGNYEAFVPESVRLL, encoded by the coding sequence ATGAAAAGAGTTGCAGTATTTCCAGGCTCTTTTGATCCTATCACCCTCGGTCATTTCGATATTATAGAAAGAGCCGTACCCTTATTTGAGAAAATAATTGTAGCTATAGGTAATAATTCAACCAAAAGTTATATGTTTCCTCTTGAGAAGAGAATGGAATGGATCAGAGAAACTGTAAAGAATTATCCAAACGTGGAGGTAGATTCTTTTGAAGAATTAACCATTGATTACTGTCACAGAAAACAAGCACCTTACATCATAAGAGGGCTTAGAAATCCTGCCGATTTTGAATTTGAAAAGGCAATTGCTCATACCAATCGTACACTATCTAAAAAATCAATAGAAACCGTTTTTTTTCTGACTTCTTCCGGAAAATCCTTTATTAGTTCCAGTATTGTAAGAGAGATAATCAAGTACAAAGGGAATTATGAAGCTTTTGTTCCTGAATCAGTCAGATTATTGTAA
- a CDS encoding ExbD/TolR family protein has protein sequence MARVKPKRHGIHIDMTPMSDLAWLLLTFFILTTQFKPKETVTIDPPSSVSQIKLKDHGMMKISVTQDGKYYFSMDEDKYKIPLLEAMGDKYKIQFSDKEKQEFKNISDFGVPVQQLKEYLALSESQRERVQIPGIPGDSINPQIVDWVFEARQVVKKVGDSIDLGIKGDMKTQYPMFKNLLARLQEKSMNKFQLITSSESKPE, from the coding sequence ATGGCAAGAGTTAAACCAAAAAGACATGGGATACACATAGACATGACGCCTATGAGTGATTTGGCTTGGTTACTTTTGACGTTCTTTATTTTGACTACTCAGTTCAAACCTAAAGAAACTGTCACAATTGACCCGCCTTCATCTGTATCTCAGATAAAATTAAAAGATCATGGAATGATGAAAATTTCCGTAACTCAGGATGGGAAATATTATTTTTCAATGGATGAAGATAAATATAAAATTCCATTATTAGAGGCTATGGGAGATAAATATAAAATTCAATTTTCTGATAAAGAAAAACAAGAATTTAAAAATATTTCTGATTTTGGAGTACCTGTTCAGCAGCTAAAGGAATATTTAGCACTGTCAGAAAGTCAACGAGAACGTGTTCAGATTCCGGGTATTCCGGGTGATAGTATAAATCCTCAAATAGTGGATTGGGTTTTTGAAGCCAGACAGGTAGTGAAAAAAGTAGGGGATTCAATAGATTTAGGTATAAAAGGGGATATGAAAACCCAGTATCCTATGTTTAAAAATCTTTTAGCTCGTTTACAGGAAAAGAGTATGAATAAGTTTCAGTTAATTACTTCATCCGAAAGTAAACCTGAATAA
- a CDS encoding D-alanine--D-alanine ligase, whose amino-acid sequence MLTVGIVMGGYSDESVVSLKSGNYFFSQINKNKYKEVYQIHILKKGWEVIVGENHYPIDKGDFSFNLNGNKVRFDVLLNTIHGTPGEDGLLQAYWQLLDIPYSGCSFYNSALTFNKRDTLSVLKKFGVSMAQSVYLNQGESIQAEQIISQVGLPCFVKPNQSGSSLGVSKVKNVEEFFPALELAFKEDRSVLIESFLDGREVQVGVMKYKDQVTVVSTTEIISQNEFFDYEAKYMGASEEITPANLSDVQNEKIREAAAFIYKSLDMTGFSRLDFILIENEPYFLEINTNPGCSPASIFPQQVKEAGYNFSDLLDNEISLAIERAQKIIKFN is encoded by the coding sequence ATGTTAACAGTAGGAATTGTAATGGGAGGTTACTCAGACGAAAGTGTTGTTTCCCTAAAAAGTGGTAATTATTTTTTTTCACAGATAAACAAGAATAAATATAAAGAGGTTTATCAGATACATATTTTAAAGAAAGGCTGGGAAGTAATTGTTGGGGAAAATCATTACCCTATAGATAAAGGAGATTTCAGTTTTAATTTAAATGGTAATAAAGTACGCTTTGATGTTTTGTTGAACACAATTCATGGTACCCCCGGAGAAGATGGCTTGCTTCAAGCGTATTGGCAATTACTTGATATTCCTTATTCAGGATGCTCATTTTACAATTCTGCCCTTACATTCAATAAAAGAGATACTTTATCTGTATTGAAAAAATTTGGTGTATCTATGGCTCAATCAGTTTATTTAAACCAAGGGGAATCCATACAAGCAGAACAAATAATCAGTCAGGTAGGACTTCCATGTTTTGTTAAGCCTAACCAATCAGGTTCCAGTTTGGGAGTTTCAAAGGTAAAAAATGTTGAAGAATTTTTTCCTGCTTTAGAATTAGCCTTTAAAGAAGATCGTTCTGTCTTAATTGAAAGTTTTTTAGACGGTAGAGAAGTTCAGGTTGGTGTAATGAAATATAAAGATCAGGTGACTGTAGTAAGTACCACTGAAATAATTTCGCAAAATGAATTTTTTGATTATGAAGCAAAATATATGGGTGCTTCAGAAGAAATAACTCCAGCAAATCTTTCTGATGTACAGAATGAAAAAATTAGAGAAGCGGCTGCATTTATTTATAAGTCCTTAGATATGACGGGTTTTTCAAGGCTGGATTTTATTCTTATAGAAAATGAACCGTATTTTCTTGAAATCAATACTAATCCGGGTTGTTCGCCGGCTAGTATATTTCCGCAACAAGTAAAAGAAGCAGGATATAATTTTTCAGATCTTTTAGATAACGAAATTTCTTTAGCTATAGAAAGAGCACAAAAAATAATAAAATTTAATTAA
- a CDS encoding energy transducer TonB, whose product MAQNKLKSLDDIVFEQKNKSYGAYRLRQNEKGYLLKAFLIGTTIFVLFVLVLYFYNRWQAGKKENEVSVVANLTEIEIPKEEEEIFEQNNEPPPPPKVEQEEIASIKVVVPEPKKVVVKEETVPEAKETENKVISTENKEGKATSSQAGNPGPKVEAPPGPPPPKPPVDDTQAFDNVEVNAEFTKGNVTQYISQFIEYSDRARDNGTQGNILIKFVVEKDGTITNVRVASKKLGDGLDEIAIKAVQKTNKMWKPGKIDGKPVRTNFRLPITFRLPPE is encoded by the coding sequence ATGGCACAAAATAAACTAAAGTCTTTAGATGATATAGTATTTGAGCAAAAGAACAAAAGCTATGGAGCCTATAGACTTAGACAAAATGAGAAGGGGTATCTTCTAAAAGCCTTTCTTATAGGAACGACTATTTTTGTTCTGTTTGTGCTGGTGTTATATTTTTATAACAGATGGCAGGCGGGCAAAAAAGAAAATGAAGTTTCAGTGGTTGCTAATCTTACGGAAATAGAAATTCCTAAAGAAGAAGAAGAAATTTTTGAACAAAATAATGAGCCACCACCTCCACCTAAAGTAGAACAGGAAGAAATTGCTTCTATAAAAGTAGTTGTTCCGGAACCTAAGAAAGTGGTTGTTAAAGAAGAAACAGTTCCTGAGGCAAAAGAAACAGAGAATAAGGTTATATCAACTGAAAACAAAGAGGGGAAAGCTACTAGCAGTCAAGCTGGAAATCCCGGTCCTAAGGTTGAAGCTCCCCCAGGACCACCACCACCAAAACCACCGGTTGATGATACTCAGGCGTTTGATAATGTGGAAGTAAATGCAGAGTTCACTAAAGGGAATGTAACTCAATATATTTCTCAGTTTATCGAATATTCAGATCGGGCACGTGATAACGGTACTCAAGGAAATATTCTTATTAAGTTTGTAGTTGAAAAGGATGGAACTATAACTAATGTACGGGTAGCAAGTAAAAAGTTGGGTGATGGCTTAGACGAGATTGCAATTAAAGCCGTTCAGAAAACCAACAAAATGTGGAAACCAGGTAAAATAGATGGAAAGCCTGTAAGAACAAACTTCCGTTTGCCTATTACTTTCCGTTTACCTCCAGAATAA
- a CDS encoding succinate dehydrogenase cytochrome b subunit, producing the protein MTRFYSSSIGRKFMMALTGFFLMIFLLVHLSVNLTLFIGRETFNEASHFMATNPLIQVMQYVLAFGFIYHILLGIVLTLKNQKARGKERYAVNQFSANTPFNSRTMIYTGVLILVFLLLHLYNYFVPIKFGEVKDDYLLVTELFKSPVYTLIYVVAFIFLGLHLSHGFASSFQSVGFNHRIYTPVIKILGKAYFIFIAIGFASIAVYFFLKGNALV; encoded by the coding sequence ATGACAAGATTTTACTCTTCCTCGATTGGGAGAAAGTTTATGATGGCTTTGACAGGGTTCTTCCTTATGATTTTCTTACTAGTTCATTTAAGTGTTAATTTAACTTTATTTATAGGTAGAGAAACATTTAACGAAGCTTCTCATTTCATGGCTACTAACCCGTTGATTCAGGTTATGCAATATGTGCTGGCTTTTGGTTTTATCTACCACATTCTTTTAGGAATCGTGCTTACATTAAAAAATCAAAAAGCTAGAGGAAAAGAAAGGTATGCTGTAAATCAGTTTTCAGCAAACACCCCTTTTAATTCAAGAACGATGATTTATACAGGAGTGCTGATTCTTGTATTTCTATTATTGCATTTATATAATTATTTTGTACCCATCAAATTTGGTGAGGTTAAAGATGATTACTTATTAGTTACCGAATTATTTAAAAGTCCGGTATATACTCTGATATATGTAGTAGCATTCATCTTTTTAGGATTACATTTAAGTCACGGTTTTGCATCCTCATTCCAGTCAGTAGGGTTTAATCACAGAATTTATACTCCGGTTATAAAAATTCTTGGTAAAGCTTACTTTATATTTATAGCAATTGGTTTTGCCTCAATTGCCGTATATTTTTTCTTAAAAGGCAATGCTTTAGTTTAA